From the genome of Ziziphus jujuba cultivar Dongzao chromosome 6, ASM3175591v1, one region includes:
- the LOC107430840 gene encoding uncharacterized protein LOC107430840 — MKALTSPASGFFVEPLCGERQRRDGFVNWPGETWFVRSQKVSGFGFLNLVLVKHRKAISPIACLPVNAQEGSEIADTQIQERYESKTVHVKFQLQKECMFGEHFLMVGDDPMFGLWDPESAIPLDWSEGHIWTVELDIPVGKSIQFKFLLKGKTGNITWQPGPDRIFQTWETIKMITVSENWENAESQKITEEERLSIQNEDNTEMMGVAENLAHLEEQMMLNVKNQSAIANSDAISADIPMVEPHKEQMIADNIATSQENRESIVADNISYPQQDPLKNASTEVHNDGRITFTAENSTIISNDDIIVGESILGNNGRAATVKDLESTDIEGNLINYDGSPVLVPGLTISSAVPTEDANQDGVESRIAFDGSVGAFEAKDHNVPETQPNENQLDEEQEPIDDPPEEETSDEVFISEEAKLVSELEEKPQLDRKEEPSPLRPVDNIFMEMDVPWGRKTLQNLLTKLGLL; from the exons ATGAAAGCTTTAACCAGTCCTGCTTCTGGGTTCTTCGTCGAACCTTTATGCGGTGAGAGACAGCGTCGTGATGGTTTCGTTAACTGGCCCGGTGAAACTTGGTTTGTACGGTCTCAGAAAGTTTCTGGTTTTGGGTTCTTGAATTTGGTGCTTGTTAAGCACAGAAAAGCTATCTCTCCGATTGCTTGTCTCCCGGTTAATGCTCAG GAAGGCTCGGAGATTGCGGATACTCAAATTCAAGAAAGAT ATGAATCAAAAACAGTTCATGTCAAATTCCAGTTGCAGAAAGAATGCATGTTTGGTGAGCACTTTCTCATGGTGGGGGATGATCCTATGTTCGGTTTGTGGGACCCAGAAAGTGCAATACCGTTGGACTGGTCAGAAGGGCATATTTGGACTGTCGAGCTG GATATACCTGTTGGAAAGTCGATCCAGTTCAAGTTCTTACTTAAAGGAAAGACTGGGAATATTACTTGGCAGCCTGGTCCAGATCGAATTTTTCAAACCTGGGAAACTATAAAGATGATCACTGTTTCTGAAAATTGGGAGAATGCTGAATCTCAGAAAATAACAGAGGAAGAGCGACTTTCTATACAAAATGAGGATAACACAGAAATGATGGGTGTTGCTGAGAACTTGGCTCATCTAGAAGAACAAATGATGTTGAATGTAAAGAACCAATCGGCCATTGCCAATTCTGATGCAATTTCAGCAGATATACCAATGGTGGAACCGCACAAGGAACAGATGATTGCTGATAACATTGCCACTTCTCAAGAGAATAGAGAATCTATTGTTGCAGACAACATAAGTTACCCACAGCAGGACCCCTTAAAGAATGCAAGTACAGAAGTACATAATGATGGGAGAATTACTTTCACAGCTGAGAATTCCACAATTATCTCCAACGATGACATAATAGTTGGGGAGAGCATTTTAGGAAACAATGGTAGAGCTGCAACGGTCAAGGACCTGGAAAGCACAGACATTGAGGGAAACCTGATTAACTATGATGGAAGTCCCGTTCTGGTACCTGGATTGACCATATCATCAGCTGTGCCAACTGAAGATGCAAACCAAGATGGAGTCGAGAGCAGGATTGCCTTTGATGGTTCAGTTGGAGCCTTTGAAGCTAAGGATCATAATGTGCCAGAG ACCCAACCCAATGAAAACCAGCTAGATGAGGAGCAAGAACCAATCGATGACCCACCAGAAGAAGAAACATCTGATGAGGTTTTCATCAGTGAGGAAGCAAAGCTTGTGAGTGAACTGGAAGAAAAGCCTCAGTTGGATAGAAAGGAAGAGCCATCTCCATTAAGGCCAGTAGACAATATTTTCATGGAAATGGACGTCCCATGGGGTCGTAAAACCCTGCAGAATCTTCTCACCAAGTTAGGGCTGCtctag
- the LOC107430826 gene encoding putative receptor-like protein kinase At3g47110 yields the protein MFNYLLPCKTPFLFYSLFCYLFLLLNAPFPAFAVNTSNGNQTDRLALLAMKAEIIHDPSGVMKSWNDSVHFCNWEGVTCGVPEQRVTTLNLSSHGLAGSLSVYIGNLSFLSRLNLELNHFHGEIPQEVGRLSRLRYLNLTNNSFSGEIPSNLSARSNLIWLRLGFNNLIGSSPHQLGSLQKLERVQLHYNNLTSPLPESLGNLSSARSLSLAVNSLEGTIPDTLGRLKNLEFLGLGLNKVSGMVPPSIYNLSSMKMLTFPYNQLHGSLPSDSAFTLPNLQVLNIGHNQFSGFLPESLSHATNLVELDINGSNFTGKVNIDFGGSPSLLWLVLASNFLGTQESGDLHFFDFLTRCRNLQVLDLSDNQFGGKLPNSMSNLSTRLVTLRLSSNQLSGSIPTGIENFVNLTELTIAKNNLSGTISASIGNLRMLRRLDMSENEFSGHIPSSPANITQLYSFHLEKNNFTGSIP from the coding sequence ATGTTCAATTATCTTCTTCCATGCAAAACTCCATTTCTGTTTTATTCACTTTTCTGCTATTTGTTTCTCCTGTTGAATGCACCATTTCCAGCTTTTGCAGTAAACACTTCTAATGGAAATCAGACGGATCGGCTAGCTTTGCTTGCAATGAAAGCTGAGATAATTCATGACCCTTCTGGGGTGATGAAGTCATGGAATGATTCTGTCCATTTCTGCAATTGGGAAGGTGTCACTTGTGGAGTTCCTGAACAAAGAGTCACCACCTTGAACTTGAGCTCACATGGCTTGGCGGGTTCGCTTTCTGTATACATTGGGAATCTCTCTTTCCTTTCAAGACTTAACCTTGAGCTCAATCACTTCCATGGTGAAATCCCACAAGAAGTTGGTCGTCTATCCAGGCTCAGATACTTGAATCTCACCAACAACTCGTTTTCTGGTGAAATCCCTTCTAATCTCTCTGCCCGTTCTAATCTCATTTGGCTTCGTTTGGGGTTCAATAATTTGATTGGAAGCAGCCCACATCAGCTTGGTTCATTGCAGAAGCTTGAGAGAGTTCAACTTCACTATAACAATCTTACAAGTCCACTTCCAGAATCTTTAGGCAATCTTTCCTCTGCTAGATCTCTGTCCCTGGCAGTGAACAGTTTGGAAGGTACTATTCCTGACACATTGGGCAGATTGAAGAACTTAGAATTTCTTGGCCTTGGACTTAATAAAGTCTCTGGTATGGTACCTCCCTCAATTTACAATCTTTCATCCATGAAAATGCTTACTTTTCCATATAATCAGTTACATGGGAGTTTGCCTTCAGACTCAGCTTTCACTCTTCCTAATTTACAAGTCTTGAATATTGGTCACAACCAATTCAGTGGATTCCTACCGGAATCACTGTCCCATGCTACAAATCTTGTTGAATTGGATATCAATGGAAGCAATTTCACTGGAAAAGTCAATATCGATTTTGGAGGCTCACCTAGTCTATTGTGGCTAGTTCTTGCTTCTAATTTCCTTGGGACACAAGAAAGTGGTGATTTGcacttttttgattttttgacaaGATGCAGAAACCTTCAAGTTTTAGATTTAAGTGATAACCAATTTGGAGGCAAGCTTCCAAATTCGATGTCAAATCTCTCAACCCGACTTGTGACATTGAGACTGAGTAGCAATCAATTGTCAGGAAGCATCCCTACTGGAATTGAGAACTTTGTCAACTTGACTGAATTGACAATTGCAAAAAACAATTTATCGGGGACAATTTCTGCCAGTATTGGTAACCTTCGGATGCTACGAAGACTAGATATGTCGGAAAATGAGTTTTCGGGCCACATTCCATCATCACCAGCCAACATCACTCAGTTGTATTCTTTCCATCTTGAAAAGAACAACTTTACGGGGTCTATTCCTTAA
- the LOC132803987 gene encoding probable LRR receptor-like serine/threonine-protein kinase At3g47570, whose protein sequence is MGLSSLTISLNLAQNHFTGPLPSEVGELQNLGYLDVSENDLSGEIPSSLGHCLRLEHLHMENNFFEGTSPPSFSSLSGLQDLDLSHNNLSGQIPEFLQQISFMNLNLSFNQLEGPVPKRGDWLTTHVKPMSAVGIVRSPTLSEKWIPKTLKAASFYGNETDRLALLAIKAQITHDPFGIMNSWNDSLHFCKWVGVTCRRHQRVTNLNLSCHGLVGSLSAHVGILTFLKGLNFELNHFHGEIPQQIGRLWRLKYLNLTNNSFSGEIPVNLSACSNLIFLRLGFNNFIGSIPYQLGLLQNLQRVQLHYSNLTGPVPESLGNLSSARSLSLAVNNLEVPPSVYNISSMMKLAIPYNQLHGSLPSDIAFTLPNLQVLSVGHCLFSGVLPASLSNATNLIELDVNGSTFFGKVAIDFAGTPGFWWLVLASNSLGTGKGDDLNFLNSLTKCKNLHVLDLSDNKFGGVLPNSLFNLSFLVTLRLNANRLTGSIPTGIKNLVNLN, encoded by the exons ATGGGTCTTTCTTCCTTAACTATTTCCTTGAACCTAGCTCAAAACCATTTCACTGGTCCGCTTCCTTCAGAAGTTGGAGAATTGCAGAATCTTGGTTACTTAGATGTTTCTGAGAATGATCTTTCGGGTGAAATTCCCAGCAGCCTAGGCCATTGTCTAAGATTGGAACACCTTCACATGGAAAATAACTTCTTTGAAGGAACAAGTCCTCCATCTTTTAGTTCCTTGAGTGGGCTTCAGGATTTGGATCTTTCACACAACAACTTGTCTGGCCAAATCCCAGAATTCCTTCAGCAAATTTCCTTCATGAATTTGAATCTTTCCTTCAACCAGTTGGAGGGTCCAGTGCCAAAAAGAGGGGATTG GTTGACCACCCACGTCAAGCCAATGAGCGCAGTCGGAATTGTGAGGTCACCAACTTTGTCAGAGAAATGGATTCCAAAAACTCTCA AAGCTGCTTCTTTTTATGGAAATGAGACTGATAGGCTTGCCTTGCTTGCCATCAAAGCTCAGATAACTCATGACCCTTTTGGGATAATGAATTCATGGAATGATTCTCTCCATTTCTGCAAATGGGTTGGTGTCACTTGTCGACGTCACCAACGAGTCACCAACTTGAACTTGAGCTGTCATGGCTTGGTGGGTTCACTTTCTGCCCACGTTGGGATTCTCACTTTCCTTAAAGGACTCAATTTTGAGCTCAACCACTTCCATGGTGAAATCCCACAGCAAATTGGCCGTCTATGGAGGCTCAAATACTTGAACCTCACAAATAACTCGTTTTCTGGTGAAATACCAGTCAATCTCTCTGCATGTTCTAACCTCATTTTTCTTCGTTTGGGCTTCAATAACTTCATTGGAAGCATTCCATATCAGCTTGGGTTATTGCAGAACCTTCAGAGAGTTCAACTTCACTATAGCAACCTCACTGGACCAGTACCAGAATCTTTAGGCAACCTCTCTTCAGCAAGATCTCTGTCCCTGGCAGTGAACAATTTGGAAG TGCCTCCTTCAGTTTACAATATTTCATCCATGATGAAGCTTGCTATTCCTTATAATCAGCTACATGGGAGTTTGCCTTCAGACATAGCTTTCACTCTTCCTAATTTACAAGTCCTGAGTGTTGGTCACTGTCTCTTCAGTGGAGTCCTACCAGCATCATTGTCCAATGCAACAAACCTCATCGAATTGGATGTAAATGGAAGCACTTTCTTCGGAAAAGTTGCGATTGATTTTGCGGGCACACCTGGTTTCTGGTGGCTGGTTCTTGCTTCCAACTCCCTTGGGACAGGAAAAGGTGATGATCTTAACTTTTTGAACTCTTtaacaaaatgcaaaaatttgCATGTTTTAGATCTAAGTGATAACAAATTTGGAGGGGTGTTACCTAATTCTCTATTCAACCTCTCATTCCTTGTGACATTGAGACTAAATGCCAATCGTTTGACTGGAAGCATTCCTACTGGGATTAAGAACCTTGTTAACTTGAATTAG
- the LOC107430827 gene encoding probable LRR receptor-like serine/threonine-protein kinase At3g47570 isoform X1 → MGGINKLTGPIPKSLSNCSALEVLDFAGNGLTGMVPETLGSLPNLYHISFDANRLGHGKAGDLNFLKSLPNCTVLQVLALAGNHFGGELPESIANLSAYMSIFSLGGNFIHGNIPNGIENLVNLNVLSLENNQLEGSVPEVIGNLRNLEGLYLSGNKFSGSVPLSLGNLTSLTILSLEKNMFEGSIPQTLGNCTNLITLSLSRNNLSGTIPRKVIGLSSLSIFMSLSNNFLTGTLPSEVGRLKNLGELDLSENKLSGELPSNLGQCVSMEGLHLEGNEFDGTIPQALESLRGLEEMDLSRNNLSGLIPKFLGELSSLKVLNLSYNNFEGELPRKGVFSNAARVSVIGNDKLCGGIPKLLLPPCPKEKSNSTRKIFSGKVVIPVTCVAILLAVILSFLVGFSKWRPVTKSSTEDWQPDMSYSDLFQPTDGFSENNLIGSGSFGSVYKGILPGDNKRIAIKVLNLQQQGASKSFLDECNALRSIRHRNLLKIITACSSIDHQGNDFKSLVFEFMANGSLDQWLHPRDNEERQNKRLSLIQRLNIAIDVASALGYLHHDCETPIVHCDLKPSNALLDEDMVAHFGDFGLAKILFEASDIPTEDQTMSVALRGSIGYIPPEYGMGAQVSIQGDSYSYGILLLELFTGKRPTDDMFKDGMSIHQFVAVALPNHVMDIVDPSLLFEDDEYEENGNDIEEIAMNNVNPRVNVGRRTNDCLVSVMQIGLMCSRLSPGERMLMHTVVNKMQAIRESYLKCKRSKNMKRF, encoded by the exons ATGGGTGGAATAAACAAACTTACAGGCCCAATTCCCAAATCATTGTCAAATTGTTCTGCACTTGAGGTGCTTGATTTTGCTGGAAATGGTCTTACTGGGATGGTTCCTGAAACATTAGGAAGCTTGCCAAACCTGTATCACATTAGTTTTGATGCCAATAGACTGGGACATGGAAAAGCTGGTGACCTGAATTTTCTCAAGTCTTTGCCTAATTGTACTGTTCTACAGGTGTTGGCTCTGGCTGGCAATCATTTTGGAGGAGAGCTGCCTGAATCCATAGCTAACCTTTCGGCTTATATGAGCATATTTAGTCTTGGGGGTAATTTCATACATGGAAATATTCCAAATGGGATCGAAAATCTTGTTAACTTGAACGTTCTAAGTTTGGAAAATAACCAGTTAGAGGGCAGTGTCCCTGAAGTAATAGGGAATCTTCGCAATTTAGAGGGATTGTACTTGAGTGGAAATAAGTTTTCTGGGTCAGTACCACTTTCCTTGGGTAACTTGACTTCATTGACCATTCTCTCTTTGGAGAAGAACATGTTTGAGGGAAGCATACCTCAAACCCTCGGAAACTGCACAAATCTGATTACCCTTAGCCTTTCTAGAAACAATCTCAGCGGTACCATTCCTAGAAAGGTCATTGGCCTTTCTTCCCTTTCAATTTTCATGTCATTGTCCAACAATTTTTTGACTGGTACCTTACCATCTGAAGTGGGTCGCTTGAAAAATCTTGGGGAGTTGGATTTATCAGAAAACAAGTTATCAGGTGAATTGCCTAGTAATCTTGGACAATGTGTCAGTATGGAAGGACTGCATTTGGAGGGCAATGAATTTGATGGTACAATTCCTCAGGCTCTGGAAAGTCTAAGAGGTTTGGAAGAAATGGATCTTTCCCGTAATAACTTATCTGggttgattccaaaatttctcGGTGAACTTTCAAGTCTTAAGGTTCTCAATCTTTCTTATAATAACTTTGAAGGTGAATTGCCAAGAAAAGGGGTTTTTTCAAATGCTGCTAGAGTTTCAGTCATTGGAAATGATAAGCTCTGTGGTGGCATCCCAAAACTGCTTTTACCTCCATGCCCCAAGGAAAAGAGCAATtcaacaagaaaaatattttctggGAAGGTGGTAATCCCAGTTACTTGTGTTGCTATATTGTTAGCAGTTATATTGAGCTTTTTGGTTGGCTTTTCCAAATGGAGGCCTGTTACTAAATCTTCTACTGAGGATTGGCAACCAGATATGTCTTATTCAGATCTTTTTCAACCCACAGATGGGTTCTCTGAGAACAATCTGATCGGTTCGGGCAGTTTTGGTTCCGTATATAAAGGAATTCTTCCTGGAGATAACAAAAGAATCGCAATTAAGGTATTAAACCTTCAGCAACAAGGAGCTTCCAAGAGCTTCCTTGACGAGTGCAATGCTTTGAGAAGCATAAGACATCGTAATCTTCTTAAAATCATTACTGCCTGCTCAAGCATTGACCATCAAGGGAATGACTTCAAAAGTCTGGTTTTCGAGTTCATGGCAAATGGAAGTTTGGACCAGTGGCTGCATCCAAGAGACAATGAAGAACGCCAGAATAAGAGATTGAGCCTTATTCAGAGACTGAACATAGCCATTGATGTTGCTTCTGCTTTGGGTTATCTCCATCACGATTGTGAAACACCTATAGTTCATTGTGATCTAAAGCCAAGTAATGCTCTTCTTGATGAAGATATGGTTGCCCATTTTGGTGACTTTGGACTAGCAAAAATTCTCTTTGAAGCATCTGATATTCCTACAGAAGACCAAACAATGTCAGTTGCACTCAGGGGCTCTATAGGGTACATTCCTCCAG AATATGGCATGGGAGCCCAAGTTTCCATACAAGGAGATAGTTATAGCTACGGGATACTCTTGCTAGAGTTGTTCACAGGAAAAAGACCTACTGATGATATGTTCAAAGATGGTATGAGCATTCACCAGTTCGTGGCAGTTGCTTTGCCTAATCATGTCATGGATATAGTAGATCCTTCATTGCTCTTTGAAGATGATGAATATGAGGAAAATGGAAATGACATTGAAGAGATAGCAATGAACAATGTCAATCCCAGAGTCAATGTTGGAAGAAGAACAAATGATTGTTTGGTCTCAGTAATGCAAATTGGACTCATGTGCTCCAGACTCTCACCAGGAGAGCGGATGCTTATGCACACAGTTGTCAACAAAATGCAAGCAATTAGAGAATCATATCTCAAATGCAAGAGGAGTAAGAATATGAAAAGGTTTTAG
- the LOC107430827 gene encoding probable LRR receptor-like serine/threonine-protein kinase At3g47570 isoform X2, with protein MSIFSLGGNFIHGNIPNGIENLVNLNVLSLENNQLEGSVPEVIGNLRNLEGLYLSGNKFSGSVPLSLGNLTSLTILSLEKNMFEGSIPQTLGNCTNLITLSLSRNNLSGTIPRKVIGLSSLSIFMSLSNNFLTGTLPSEVGRLKNLGELDLSENKLSGELPSNLGQCVSMEGLHLEGNEFDGTIPQALESLRGLEEMDLSRNNLSGLIPKFLGELSSLKVLNLSYNNFEGELPRKGVFSNAARVSVIGNDKLCGGIPKLLLPPCPKEKSNSTRKIFSGKVVIPVTCVAILLAVILSFLVGFSKWRPVTKSSTEDWQPDMSYSDLFQPTDGFSENNLIGSGSFGSVYKGILPGDNKRIAIKVLNLQQQGASKSFLDECNALRSIRHRNLLKIITACSSIDHQGNDFKSLVFEFMANGSLDQWLHPRDNEERQNKRLSLIQRLNIAIDVASALGYLHHDCETPIVHCDLKPSNALLDEDMVAHFGDFGLAKILFEASDIPTEDQTMSVALRGSIGYIPPEYGMGAQVSIQGDSYSYGILLLELFTGKRPTDDMFKDGMSIHQFVAVALPNHVMDIVDPSLLFEDDEYEENGNDIEEIAMNNVNPRVNVGRRTNDCLVSVMQIGLMCSRLSPGERMLMHTVVNKMQAIRESYLKCKRSKNMKRF; from the exons ATGAGCATATTTAGTCTTGGGGGTAATTTCATACATGGAAATATTCCAAATGGGATCGAAAATCTTGTTAACTTGAACGTTCTAAGTTTGGAAAATAACCAGTTAGAGGGCAGTGTCCCTGAAGTAATAGGGAATCTTCGCAATTTAGAGGGATTGTACTTGAGTGGAAATAAGTTTTCTGGGTCAGTACCACTTTCCTTGGGTAACTTGACTTCATTGACCATTCTCTCTTTGGAGAAGAACATGTTTGAGGGAAGCATACCTCAAACCCTCGGAAACTGCACAAATCTGATTACCCTTAGCCTTTCTAGAAACAATCTCAGCGGTACCATTCCTAGAAAGGTCATTGGCCTTTCTTCCCTTTCAATTTTCATGTCATTGTCCAACAATTTTTTGACTGGTACCTTACCATCTGAAGTGGGTCGCTTGAAAAATCTTGGGGAGTTGGATTTATCAGAAAACAAGTTATCAGGTGAATTGCCTAGTAATCTTGGACAATGTGTCAGTATGGAAGGACTGCATTTGGAGGGCAATGAATTTGATGGTACAATTCCTCAGGCTCTGGAAAGTCTAAGAGGTTTGGAAGAAATGGATCTTTCCCGTAATAACTTATCTGggttgattccaaaatttctcGGTGAACTTTCAAGTCTTAAGGTTCTCAATCTTTCTTATAATAACTTTGAAGGTGAATTGCCAAGAAAAGGGGTTTTTTCAAATGCTGCTAGAGTTTCAGTCATTGGAAATGATAAGCTCTGTGGTGGCATCCCAAAACTGCTTTTACCTCCATGCCCCAAGGAAAAGAGCAATtcaacaagaaaaatattttctggGAAGGTGGTAATCCCAGTTACTTGTGTTGCTATATTGTTAGCAGTTATATTGAGCTTTTTGGTTGGCTTTTCCAAATGGAGGCCTGTTACTAAATCTTCTACTGAGGATTGGCAACCAGATATGTCTTATTCAGATCTTTTTCAACCCACAGATGGGTTCTCTGAGAACAATCTGATCGGTTCGGGCAGTTTTGGTTCCGTATATAAAGGAATTCTTCCTGGAGATAACAAAAGAATCGCAATTAAGGTATTAAACCTTCAGCAACAAGGAGCTTCCAAGAGCTTCCTTGACGAGTGCAATGCTTTGAGAAGCATAAGACATCGTAATCTTCTTAAAATCATTACTGCCTGCTCAAGCATTGACCATCAAGGGAATGACTTCAAAAGTCTGGTTTTCGAGTTCATGGCAAATGGAAGTTTGGACCAGTGGCTGCATCCAAGAGACAATGAAGAACGCCAGAATAAGAGATTGAGCCTTATTCAGAGACTGAACATAGCCATTGATGTTGCTTCTGCTTTGGGTTATCTCCATCACGATTGTGAAACACCTATAGTTCATTGTGATCTAAAGCCAAGTAATGCTCTTCTTGATGAAGATATGGTTGCCCATTTTGGTGACTTTGGACTAGCAAAAATTCTCTTTGAAGCATCTGATATTCCTACAGAAGACCAAACAATGTCAGTTGCACTCAGGGGCTCTATAGGGTACATTCCTCCAG AATATGGCATGGGAGCCCAAGTTTCCATACAAGGAGATAGTTATAGCTACGGGATACTCTTGCTAGAGTTGTTCACAGGAAAAAGACCTACTGATGATATGTTCAAAGATGGTATGAGCATTCACCAGTTCGTGGCAGTTGCTTTGCCTAATCATGTCATGGATATAGTAGATCCTTCATTGCTCTTTGAAGATGATGAATATGAGGAAAATGGAAATGACATTGAAGAGATAGCAATGAACAATGTCAATCCCAGAGTCAATGTTGGAAGAAGAACAAATGATTGTTTGGTCTCAGTAATGCAAATTGGACTCATGTGCTCCAGACTCTCACCAGGAGAGCGGATGCTTATGCACACAGTTGTCAACAAAATGCAAGCAATTAGAGAATCATATCTCAAATGCAAGAGGAGTAAGAATATGAAAAGGTTTTAG
- the LOC132804110 gene encoding LRR receptor-like serine/threonine-protein kinase EFR, with protein MLLSSCKSNWHLCCTEIYIRERKKKKKKMDVMKYSYMNCRWILSTSFQCAVILFCINVHMESASSAPSYGNESDRLALLDFKNKIIQDPLGIMHSWNHSIHFCNWVGITCNQSSQRVLVLNLASLKLAGSIPPSIGNLTHLTGINLENNSFHGEIPQEMGHLLQLRHLNLMNNSFVGKIPTNMTHCKELSVFRVYGNRLIGSIPVQLSSLSTLVYFDLGNNNLTGIVPAWIGNLTSLYAFSVAWNNF; from the coding sequence atgcttttatctTCTTGCAAATCAAACTGGCATCTTTGCTGTACTGAAATCTACATCcgggagaggaaaaaaaaaaaaaaaaaaatggacgtCATGAAGTATTCCTATATGAATTGTAGGTGGATTTTATCCACATCCTTTCAATGTGCGGTCATTCTTTTCTGCATTAATGTTCATATGGAATCTGCATCCTCAGCTCCCAGTTATGGAAATGAATCTGATCGTCTAGCTTTACTAGACTTTAAGAATAAGATAATTCAAGATCCTCTCGGAATCATGCACTCCTGGAACCATTCCATCCATTTTTGCAACTGGGTTGGCATTACATGCAACCAATCAAGCCAACGAGTCTTGGTTTTGAACCTGGCGTCTCTAAAGCTGGCTGGTTCAATCCCACCTTCAATTGGAAATCTCACTCACCTTACAGGAATCAACCTGGAAAACAACAGCTTCCACGGAGAAATTCCTCAAGAAATGGGTCATCTTCTGCAACTTCGACATCTTAACTTGATGAACAATTCATTTGTTGGAAAGATTCCAACGAACATGACGCATTGCAAGGAGCTAAGTGTTTTTCGTGTATATGGCAACAGGCTTATTGGGTCAATTCCAGTCCAGTTGAGTTCATTGTCAACACTGGTGTACTTCGATCTTGGCAACAACAATCTTACTGGAATTGTACCAGCTTGGATAGGAAATTTGACTTCTCTGTACGCATTTTCAGTTGCGTGGAACAATTTTTAA